Below is a genomic region from Bacteroidota bacterium.
ACTTTATTTCAATATGTTGCAAATTTATTAGTTAACACTACACTATAGCACAAAAAAAACCTAATAACTAACTGATTATTAAATATATATTTTTTTAAGTTTTTTTCTGTGGAAAACTCAAGTTAAAATTCATTAATTAGTACCTCTGAGAAAAAAAAAAAAATTCTGCATATCCTCCGCTCATCCCTTTGTCCCCTAAAAATGATGCCATCACACTCAGTGAGTTGGGTTTCCCCTTAAGGAAATTTATGGGGTACAGCTAGGCAAATAATGAGTTTTCTTATAAGCACTAAGCACTAATTACAAAAAGAGTAATTTTGTAATCTGTGAATCAAATTTGATTACCCACAGTATTTGACATAGAACCATTTTATTCTAAAAAAATACTTTTTACGATCGTGGATGAAAAGTAGAGATTGTTTCTTTCAAATAGCTAGAATCCAAATGAGTATATATTTCTGTTGTTGTAATTGAAGCATGCCCGAGCATATCCTGAACAGCTCTTAAATCTGCTCCTCCTTCTACAAGATGAGTTGCAAAAGAATGTCGAAAAGTATGAGGACTTATCAATTTTTTTATTCCGGCTTTTGCACTAAGGTCTTTTATTATCAAAAAAATCATTACTCTTGTTAGCTTTCGTCCATTTCTGTTTAAAAATACAAATTCTTTAAATTCCTTTTTAATATCCAAATGAGCTCTTACTTCTTTAATGTACTGCTTAATATATTTTTTTGAATAGCTTCCTAATGGTACAAGCCGTTCCTTATTTCCCTTTCCAATTACTTTCAAATAACCTTCATCAAAATACAATCCTGTCATTTTCAAATTCACTAATTCCGAAACACGCAATCCACAACCATACAAAACTTCAATTATGCATCTGTTCCTTTGTCCTTCAGGAGTGCTGTGGTCAATAACTTCAATCATGTTTGTAAATTCTTCATATTCTAAAACTACAGGAAGTTTTCGTCCCAGTTTAGGCATATCAATTAAATCAACAGGATTTGTTTTTACTACTTTTTCATAAATCAAATAATTGAAAAAGCTTTTAATTCCTGACATTATTCTCGCTTGTGAATTTGCAGATAAGCCAATATCATTTATCCAAAATATAAAATCTCTAAGATGTTTTTTATTTATTTTTTGAATGCTTACTCCAATAGTGTTTTCATCAATAAAAAGAAAAAGTTTCTCAACATCTGTAATATAAGCTTCAACTGAATTATTTGACAATCCTTTTTCGAGTTGAAGAAAAACTTTATATCCTTTTACGTAAGAGTTCATAAAACTGTTTCAAAAAATTTCCATCAAAACTACAATCAAAAAAATATTTTTAAATTTAAATTTATGCACAAAAAAAACCATATCCCTTATTTTTCAGAAATATGGTTTTTTTTATTAGTGTGAGTTTTTATAAATTTTCCAAGAAATAGTTTGTCATCATAGTATTTAAATGATGGCGTGCTTTACCTCTAATTCCGTGCTTTTGACCCGGATACACAAAGTAATCAAATTGAACACCTTCATTAATACATGCTTTTACAAATTGAATAGTATGTTGCCATACAACAGTTTCGTCTGATGTACCATGAATGACCAATAAATCCCCTTTCAGATTTTTTACATGATTTAGAAGATTTTCTTGTTCATAACCTTCAGGATTTTTTTCAGGTGTATCCATGTATCTTTCTCCGTACATAACTTCGTATAATGACCAATCGATAACAGGTGCACCTGCAACTCCAACTTTAAAAACATCAGCTTGCTTTAACATAAGAGAAATAGTCATGTATCCACCATAACTCCATCCATGAACTCCAATTCTATCAGCATCAACAAAAGATTTTGTTTTAAGAAATTCAATGCCTTTCATTTGATCTGCTATTTCATGATTACCCAACTTGCGAAAAACTTTTTGTTCAAAAGCCAGTCCTCTGTTTGGTGAACCGTGATTATCAAGGGTAAAAACTATGTAACCTTTTTGTGCCATATATCTCAACCAAATAGATGCTCCGTATCCCCAACTATTTTCAATCATTTGAGCATGAGGTCCTCCATAAACATAAACAATAACAGGATATTTTTTAGTTGCATCAAAATCAATAGGTTTTATCATCCTGTAGTACAAATTTACTCCGTCATCAGCTTTTATTTTTCCGGAAGTTATATTTCCAAGTTTGTAATCTTTTAATGGATTGTAATTATTATAAATCGTTCTGATTAACATACCATTAATATCCACAAGATTTATTTTGTGAGCAACAGTTGAGCTACTATAAATATCTAACAAATACTTTCCGTTATAACTTAATTGACAAGTATGCACACCTTCATCCATGGTTAACTTAATAACCCTCATTGTTTTTAGATTAATTGAATAAATGTGTTTTTGTAAAGAATAATATTCATCAACAGCTTTATAAATTATATTTTCTTCTGTTTCATCAAAACCGACAAATTCAAGGATATCATATTCTCCTTCAGTAATTTGCTCAATCATTTCTCCATCAGTATTGTAAAGGTATAAATGGTTATAATTACTTCTTTCGCTAAACCAAATAAATTGATCAGCT
It encodes:
- the xerD gene encoding site-specific tyrosine recombinase XerD, whose product is MNSYVKGYKVFLQLEKGLSNNSVEAYITDVEKLFLFIDENTIGVSIQKINKKHLRDFIFWINDIGLSANSQARIMSGIKSFFNYLIYEKVVKTNPVDLIDMPKLGRKLPVVLEYEEFTNMIEVIDHSTPEGQRNRCIIEVLYGCGLRVSELVNLKMTGLYFDEGYLKVIGKGNKERLVPLGSYSKKYIKQYIKEVRAHLDIKKEFKEFVFLNRNGRKLTRVMIFLIIKDLSAKAGIKKLISPHTFRHSFATHLVEGGADLRAVQDMLGHASITTTEIYTHLDSSYLKETISTFHPRS
- a CDS encoding DPP IV N-terminal domain-containing protein, whose product is MKSNTFIFTIGLILALSFSSFSQEKLLTMDDVTSNYLLYPHYYRIIKEMKQLQWQEGEDAYTFIKDDILYQGKVKKDKHKDILDLEKINKGLEKLEKTKLKKFPYIHWISENEFRFQLEDEILIYNLKSNNITVGNCCDTKGKNSDFCKANFAIAYTVANNLYISEANEKGYKVTDDETFVDGQSVHRREFGITKGTFWSPNGHYLAFYRKDENMVSDYPIINFDKRVAENKTVKYPMAGMKSEEVQLGIYSLKDKKTIYLKTKGDKEKYLTNITWGPNENFIYIAELNRDQNHLKLNKYDAKTGELVKTLFEEKSKKYVEPEHGLYFLKTKADQFIWFSERSNYNHLYLYNTDGEMIEQITEGEYDILEFVGFDETEENIIYKAVDEYYSLQKHIYSINLKTMRVIKLTMDEGVHTCQLSYNGKYLLDIYSSSTVAHKINLVDINGMLIRTIYNNYNPLKDYKLGNITSGKIKADDGVNLYYRMIKPIDFDATKKYPVIVYVYGGPHAQMIENSWGYGASIWLRYMAQKGYIVFTLDNHGSPNRGLAFEQKVFRKLGNHEIADQMKGIEFLKTKSFVDADRIGVHGWSYGGYMTISLMLKQADVFKVGVAGAPVIDWSLYEVMYGERYMDTPEKNPEGYEQENLLNHVKNLKGDLLVIHGTSDETVVWQHTIQFVKACINEGVQFDYFVYPGQKHGIRGKARHHLNTMMTNYFLENL